A stretch of DNA from Lotus japonicus ecotype B-129 chromosome 4, LjGifu_v1.2:
TCTTGTGCCGTATAAGCTCATTTTCCCCTTCTACTTGCAGATGGAATTTGGAGAATCCGATGGTCATACATGGAGAACCACCACCTTGGAGGAAGTCGGTTAAATTTGTGGGACCAAGGCTGGATTTCGAAGGATCTCTTTATGATGACTACAACTTGATTGAGCCACCATTAAATTTTAAGCTAGATGATCAAGTTGCACAAAGAACTGAAGAGTTGATTTGCGACATGTATGGAAAGACGGTGTCTCTCCTTAGGAGGCACCATGCAGCTTTGCTCAAAGCTGTAAAGGTAATTTAAAATGAATTCTGAGCATGAAAGTTACATTAAATTGTTATGAATTATTAATACTTATAAGTGAGTTCTCTAACCAATATGTCTTCAGTATAACATCTTCAAGCATTTCAGTGATAGCAGAGATTATGCAAACTTAACACCATTACAATTAGAAATCTGTgctcctttttttcttttataagttCTGTGGTGAGTGATCACTTTAACAGCTTATAAATTGGCAATGCAGGTTCTTCTCaatcagaaggaaatcagtGGTGAAGAACTAGAGTTCATTTTGAACAAATACCCTCCGCAAACACCTTTGCATCttttggaggaggaagaagatcctGGCAATCTTCTTTTTAGCGAAGAACAAGAGCGCGATTTGGTGTATGCATTAGAAACTCActcaaaggaagaagaaaccaTATGAGTTCTTTCTCAGTCCTTCTTTGAAACCAAGTATTTGTTACTGGATTCCTGGCCAGTCAGTGTTTCAGATTTGGAAATTGCACTTGGGACAGACTCCTCAGAGGACATGTCTGCACGAAGGGCTACATTCGAAGCTTCTATTTTCAGATAGATATATGTATTTTATTAGAGCTAGAAATTTTGTTCATGCAATTTGTATTGAGTGTGTTGTTTAGTAACATGTTTATCGGCATAGGAGTGCTTTATTTTAAGCAAATTAGCATAGTTTACCATATGCTTTCAAGGTGTGTTTGCTTAGAGGAGTGTCTGTGTGGAGGTAAGTGAAggattaaattttcatttttaaatttaaaaatagccAGGGCCAAAttgtttttcaaataatttaagtCTGAAAAGAATGTTTTTAAAAgtttgtaatatatatatataattttgtgAAGAACAAAAACTAGTTTAAAAAAAGCTTTTACGCTTTTTTGCATCAATTAACCTTtaaatttgttattttattaaagtaaatattattcatttccttgtttcgtgcaattaattttaaaaatttccaATCAATCCATActaaaattgaattttaaaaatatggtGAAATTAAAGTACCAATATTTGTGTATTGCATATGACATTTTTTTAGTACTAATATTTTTTGAGATCACCTTTTTCTTGAAGCAAATGTTTCAAACGGCAGCATCAGCTAAATTTCAAAGATATAAAGGAATCATTTATGACATTGTACGAGGAAGAAGTGACaataatgaaaaattgaaaataactaCTTTGCCAAACGCCTCCTCTGATACTAAAGAGGACCCAATTCAAGGACAAAGTTCTCATGATCAATACGGATGTGCATGTGCTAATAAATCAATATCTTTTTTAAGGTTAAATTGCATTAAAGAAGAAGCATGCCAAAGAGGCTAATACATCATGGTACAGAAGAAAATCAAACCCTGTAGAGAGGAACCTTTCAATCCAGACTAAgttctaaaaaaaaatgcttttttAGCCAATAAATTTGAAGCGCTATTGTTGCTTTTAGGAACAAAAGAAAGCTCTATAGAATCAAATTACAAGCAATCAAACAAACAATCATAGATATAATTCAATATCACATACTTACATCTTACTACATTATAATGTAGTACTATGCAATAAATAAAGTTATCATGCAAACTTTATAATCTTACTAAGTAAGCACGGTCAAATATAATTTTGTATCATCATTTtgcaatattaaattaaataatgatttaattttttggtGTTTCAGAGTATCTCTCTTCCGATATGTAAAAGACTAATTTCTCGGAATACTGTTAGACACAAAGTGTGAACCATTCCTAACCATTCTTTTTTTATACACATAAATCCAAAGATCGAACACAAGATCACATCCTTAAGAGACTTGAATTTCTTTCGCTCGAACCACACTACATTATTGATAATAATGAATTAATTTAATGGATTATTTAAtctcattattttattttaatttaatgaaaattcATTTTCGAGTGACAAGTGACAACCATTTAATGcgtgtgtaatttttttacacaCTCAACTTAATAAATAATTAGTAAACCAATAGAATATTCGTGTCGAAATTGAGAATATTATACCATGCTAATATTTGACCCACTAGGCACTAGGCCTAGGGAGTAGGGAGAGAGCACAGCACAGGTTTTTCAGTGAGTGAGCAAAACCACGCTCCTCACTCACGTTTTTCATTTCTTCAACTTCCAAATTCATTCATTCaacccttttctttttctttttctttttctttttcttttcccctTTCAAATCCTCTtcacaaaaatacaaaaattaaattaggGTTTCTAATTGGGAGCAAAAGTGTTGaactcactcactcacttcGCGGGAACAaggtcaagaagaagaagaaactgcaTTGAATTAGGGTTTTTCATGTTCTGCGAATGCCGAGTTTTGATGTCTGATGAATGGAGATTTTCTCTGCCTTATCGGAACCCTTCCTCGTCGCCGTTATCGTAACCGCTCTCTGCTTCTTCCTCGcactcttctctcttctccgCCCATTCTCCTTCCCCTCTTCTCTCAGGAAGAAATCCACTCCGCCCAGAAAACACTGCGATTGCGCCCTTTCCGATTCCGCTGCTGCCGTGCCCTACTTGAACGGCGGTTCCGCTGAAATGCTGGAGGCGAGCCACGCTCCGGTGGCGCCTGTCGTGTTGGCTGAGCGACGGACGGGGTCGTCGATGATGGAGGAATTGGTTCCGGAGATTACGACGCATGCGTTGAGTTACTTGGATTATCCCAGCTTGTGTCGGCTTTCGATGACCAATTCGTTGATGCGGAAGGCTGCTAATGATGATAATGCCTGGAAGGCCCTTTATCACAAGGTGAATTCAATTCTCATgccctttttctttcttcttttgaattGATTCAAAGGTTTATTATCATGCTAGGTTTTTCCAATTTTTTATGCCCTCTTTGTAGACTAGTTATAGTGCTACTGAGTTTCCACCATGGATGTTGATTACCTACTGTCTGGCCATGACTGCATGTTTTCTGTTTGTATCATATAGCATGTTTAGAGACAAGTTTGAATCATTTagtgagttttcttttcaatgaCATTTAATTCAAAACTTCGCatgcaatttttctttttattgtttGGATTTTGGAATTTGGCTGGTTTTACTATGCCACCCTAGGGCTTTGAATTAGAAAGCAAGAAACAGTATTAAGGTTCCGCTAGTCACTTCTATTTGGAACAATTGCTGGACAGTATGTTCGAAAGTATGAAGAAATAGAGGCATTACCTGTATTGGCAAACACCTTATATGAGGGGGTGAAGGGGATTGGCTCGTTGAGGCTTCAACTTACGTCGCTTCTCCTCATatgttgttaattttttttttttttgcaagtaTGCCATTTGTACAAGTAATAAACTGTGAGTGAGAGTATCGTCCAACTAGGAATTCTGAACCAATTAGCGAATCATATAGGGAAAATTATTGGCACAAGTCAAATGTTGAACATTACAACCTGCTAAAAATATGGATTGAGTTGTGGCTGCTTACTGAGCAAAGCCTGTTTTGATGTTACGCCTTTCTCTGTGTAAACTCCTTCAAACATCCTGTTTCTTCTCTTCATTGATCTACAAGTTTAAAAGTGTAGTAGTAGACTGATAAAATTATATAGGGGAAGTCATTATGTAGCATGATAAAAGCATAAAGCAAATTGACATGAGCCTTATATATACTCTTGAGAATGTGGGTGATTACAGATTAACTACATTGGATTCTTTAGATGAGTTTTATCATTCTCATTTTGCCCTATGTATCTTCAGTAATAATGCTTTGAAATTCTGTTTTTAGGACTTCACCTGGGAACAAGATAGTATTACTCCAGTGAATGGGTGGAAGGCATACTATGCTGCAACAAGAGCAATTGTGAATATTAATACAGAATTCTTCAACATCATCAGAGATAAGTCTATTCCAGCAATGAGTCGTTTTTGGCTAAATGCGGATTACGTAAAGTGCATTCATGCCTCGGGAGAACTCTTTTCAGGGTATGAGTTTGTATC
This window harbors:
- the LOC130710200 gene encoding F-box protein SKIP8; its protein translation is MEIFSALSEPFLVAVIVTALCFFLALFSLLRPFSFPSSLRKKSTPPRKHCDCALSDSAAAVPYLNGGSAEMLEASHAPVAPVVLAERRTGSSMMEELVPEITTHALSYLDYPSLCRLSMTNSLMRKAANDDNAWKALYHKDFTWEQDSITPVNGWKAYYAATRAIVNINTEFFNIIRDKSIPAMSRFWLNADYVKCIHASGELFSGYNAVMQSWQLVFNWEQGLNFQVRDVRARVLTDMAWVTMKTFVDMDTGPFNVTNVFEFHNGRWYMVHHHSSVMNGEVDQ